From a region of the uncultured Draconibacterium sp. genome:
- a CDS encoding sodium:solute symporter yields the protein MSPYLVLGIVLGYFLVLIFISWLTARKADTQAFFTANRKSPWYLVAFGMVGATLSGVTFISVPGEVGNSAFSYLQFVLGNLVGYWLVAGILLPLYYRLNLVSIYSFLDDRFGPRSYKTGSFFFLISKLIGAAFRLFLVAGVLQIAFFDAFNIPFSLTVIVTIALIWVYTFKGGIKTIVWTDTLQTLFLVSAVIFTIVAISRSLDLNLSGLVKTIAEDSNSQLFFWDWRSGNNFFKQFISGMFITIVMVGMDQDMMQKNLTCKNKGEAQKNMLVFSLSFLFTVVLFLSLGVMLFIFAREHGISIPENTDDLYPMLALKYFGLPVGIAFLLGITAAAYSSADSALTALTTSFTVDFLKIHKYPEEKKRRMKMLSHLMFSVLLIVVILVFDAINNQSIVVAVFTVAGYTYGPILGLFLFGMYSSRKVKDKWVPYIGIFAPVLCYFISSYSEVLFNGYQFGFELLILNGVITMLGLLLISEKSAVKH from the coding sequence ATGAGTCCATATCTTGTTCTGGGAATTGTACTTGGTTATTTTTTAGTACTGATTTTTATTTCGTGGTTAACAGCGCGAAAAGCCGATACACAGGCCTTTTTTACTGCTAATCGAAAATCGCCATGGTATTTAGTGGCCTTTGGTATGGTTGGTGCCACGCTTTCGGGAGTAACTTTTATTTCCGTTCCGGGAGAAGTTGGTAATTCGGCCTTTTCGTATCTGCAGTTTGTCCTCGGAAACCTTGTGGGGTACTGGCTTGTGGCGGGTATTTTGCTGCCTTTGTATTATCGTCTTAATCTGGTTTCAATCTATTCATTTCTTGATGACCGTTTTGGACCGCGATCATATAAAACCGGCTCTTTTTTCTTTTTGATATCGAAACTTATCGGGGCTGCATTCCGGTTGTTTTTGGTTGCGGGGGTGTTGCAAATTGCCTTTTTCGATGCTTTTAACATTCCGTTCTCGTTAACCGTAATTGTTACCATCGCACTAATTTGGGTATATACTTTTAAGGGAGGAATTAAAACCATTGTTTGGACCGATACGCTGCAAACACTCTTTTTGGTGAGTGCGGTTATTTTTACCATTGTAGCCATTTCGCGAAGCCTTGATTTAAATCTGTCGGGACTGGTAAAAACAATAGCCGAAGACAGCAATTCGCAACTGTTCTTTTGGGACTGGCGCTCGGGAAATAACTTCTTTAAGCAGTTTATTTCCGGAATGTTTATCACAATTGTTATGGTTGGGATGGACCAGGATATGATGCAAAAAAACCTGACGTGCAAAAATAAGGGGGAGGCCCAGAAAAATATGCTGGTGTTTAGTTTGTCATTTCTGTTTACTGTGGTGCTGTTTTTAAGCCTGGGGGTAATGTTGTTTATTTTTGCCCGCGAGCATGGAATTAGCATACCTGAAAATACCGACGACCTATACCCGATGCTGGCTTTGAAATATTTTGGATTGCCTGTGGGAATTGCTTTTTTATTGGGTATTACGGCCGCAGCCTATTCAAGTGCCGATTCGGCACTAACCGCATTGACAACGTCATTTACTGTCGATTTTCTGAAAATTCATAAATACCCGGAAGAGAAAAAACGCCGTATGAAGATGTTATCGCATTTAATGTTTTCAGTGCTGTTAATTGTGGTAATCCTTGTTTTCGATGCCATTAATAATCAGAGTATTGTGGTGGCAGTATTTACGGTTGCGGGTTATACTTACGGTCCTATTCTCGGTTTATTCCTGTTTGGTATGTATTCATCGCGAAAAGTGAAAGATAAGTGGGTGCCATATATCGGAATTTTTGCACCGGTTTTGTGCTATTTTATTTCAAGTTATTCCGAGGTGCTTTTCAATGGCTATCAGTTTGGGTTCGAATTGCTTATCCTAAATGGAGTAATAACAATGCTTGGTTTGTTACTCATTTCTGAAAAAAGTGCTGTTAAGCACTAA
- a CDS encoding DUF1343 domain-containing protein: MFRIFLVLVLWISASGCMALQDNEIIVGAERTSLYLDVLKGKNVGLVVNNTSIAKGEHLVDFLLNQHVDVKKIFAPEHGFRGDVSAGGEVEDGLDKSTGLPVFSLYGKNKKPTAEHFDGLDVVIFDIQDVGCRFYTYISTMHYVIEACAEYDIPLIVFDRPNPNGDYVAGPVREEGFESFVSLDPIPVVHGCTVGELANMINEEGWHVANKKCDITVIPVKNYDHKMAYSLPVRPSPNLPNDLSVRLYPSLCFFEATSVSVGRGTDFPFQVLGGLNENLGTFEFTPRSIPGVAINPLNKDKKCYGVDLRTLEETPKFTLKYFLDFYNKYENEADFLTRERWLNLLAGTDSMIKQIREGKSEAEIIESWQPGLEDFKQLRKKYLLYPDFE, from the coding sequence ATGTTCAGGATTTTTTTAGTGTTAGTTTTATGGATCTCGGCCAGCGGTTGCATGGCACTGCAAGATAATGAAATTATTGTAGGAGCGGAGCGTACTTCGCTATATTTAGATGTGCTGAAGGGCAAAAATGTGGGGTTGGTGGTAAACAACACCTCAATTGCTAAAGGCGAACATCTGGTTGATTTTTTATTGAATCAACACGTTGATGTAAAAAAGATATTTGCGCCTGAGCATGGTTTTAGAGGCGATGTTTCGGCGGGAGGAGAAGTAGAAGACGGGTTGGATAAAAGCACGGGGTTGCCGGTTTTTTCGCTCTACGGAAAAAACAAAAAACCAACTGCTGAACATTTTGATGGACTGGATGTGGTTATTTTTGATATTCAGGATGTAGGTTGCCGGTTTTACACCTACATTTCAACCATGCATTACGTTATAGAGGCGTGTGCTGAATATGATATTCCGCTGATTGTTTTCGACCGTCCAAATCCGAATGGCGATTATGTTGCCGGCCCGGTTCGGGAAGAAGGTTTTGAGTCGTTTGTAAGTCTCGATCCCATTCCTGTTGTGCATGGATGTACGGTTGGCGAGCTCGCAAATATGATCAATGAAGAAGGCTGGCACGTTGCCAACAAAAAATGCGATATTACAGTTATACCCGTAAAAAATTACGATCATAAAATGGCTTATTCGTTGCCGGTGCGTCCATCGCCAAATTTACCCAACGATCTTTCAGTGCGTTTATATCCGTCGTTGTGCTTTTTTGAAGCAACCAGCGTAAGTGTTGGACGTGGAACCGATTTTCCGTTCCAGGTTTTGGGTGGATTAAACGAAAATCTCGGCACTTTCGAGTTTACTCCGCGCAGTATTCCCGGAGTGGCAATAAACCCACTGAATAAAGACAAAAAATGTTACGGTGTTGATTTACGAACACTGGAAGAGACCCCAAAATTTACTTTGAAATACTTCCTCGACTTTTATAATAAATACGAGAATGAAGCTGATTTCCTCACGCGAGAACGTTGGCTGAATTTGCTTGCCGGAACCGACTCGATGATCAAACAAATCAGAGAAGGAAAAAGCGAAGCTGAAATTATAGAGAGCTGGCAGCCCGGTTTGGAAGATTTCAAACAACTGAGAAAAAAATATCTATTATACCCCGATTTCGAATAA
- a CDS encoding glycoside hydrolase family 3 N-terminal domain-containing protein produces MMKPTPTIFLLFTILVLLLANCSSAQEPPFLQYKNDEWVNQQLEKMSLDERIAQLMMITVYPKQNDAAKAIFKKRIQDWKPGGILVMQGSPTKNAVWINQFQEASETPLLVAIDGEWGPAMRTDSTIVYPYAQSLGAVQDTSLLYQMGQDFASQLKRMGIQMNFAPVADINTNPFNPVIGFRSFGEEKHNVAEKSWLVAKGMQDNNVIPVAKHFPGHGDTKTDSHKTLPLIPHSKSRIDSVESYPFRYLSDKGIAGIMSGHLNIPSLDDSGKTSSLSKKVVTGYLKDEIGYKGFVVTDAITMKGVQTTAGRAELEALIAGNDMIEFVDDVGKAVATIKAAIANGEITEDEINEKCRTVLALKRWVGLNNYQAVDLKNITADLNAPEYQVTNRKLIKKSMAVVINNDSTLPVQDLDKRTIATIMIGGNQKSAFQNMLAKYTGMDHYWLPKDATEKTWAILRQKLSNYNFVIAGITGINKYSSNDYGISAIQKQAVIDLVNEQHVVFSLFGNAYALKHFANIHHAEALIVAHQDNELTQELAAQLVFGAFKANGKLPVTSDRRFKAGDGLTVEPNKTFSYTIPEEAGMSSAILNRKIDSLANLGISEGAYPGCQVLVARDGQVVFHKCYGFQTYDSIYPVNQNNIYDWASVTKVTGPLPAIMRLVDERKMNIDDKFSKYWPDFIGSNKENLSFREILAHQARLASWIAFWTMTVQEDGTLDKNVFQDHPSPKFDVRVSQHLCMNHDFRKTMFDTIRTSELLHRKKYLYSGLSFYLYPDIIENLTSTPYESYVKNTFYRPLGAYTITFNAFKHFPLSQIIPTETDDFFRMEKLRGYVHDEGAAMMGGVSGNAGLFGSTIDLAKIFQMYLQKGYFGGRRYISDLTLNDFTRIQYPENKNRRGLGFDKPKIDNYKNDLEDAYPAVSSSKSSFGHSGYTGTFAWADPENELLYIFMSNRVYPTRNNSKLYELNIRTAMHQAIYDSIISE; encoded by the coding sequence ATGATGAAACCAACACCTACAATATTTCTACTTTTTACCATTCTAGTGCTTTTACTGGCCAACTGTTCTTCTGCCCAGGAACCTCCGTTTCTGCAATACAAAAATGATGAATGGGTAAATCAGCAACTCGAAAAAATGAGTTTAGATGAGCGCATTGCTCAACTTATGATGATTACTGTGTACCCCAAACAGAACGATGCAGCCAAAGCTATTTTCAAGAAAAGAATACAGGATTGGAAACCCGGAGGAATTCTGGTAATGCAGGGTTCTCCAACAAAAAATGCTGTCTGGATCAATCAGTTTCAGGAAGCTTCCGAAACACCGCTTTTGGTGGCTATTGACGGCGAATGGGGACCTGCCATGCGCACCGACAGCACAATTGTTTATCCGTATGCGCAGTCGTTGGGTGCTGTGCAGGATACTTCCTTGCTCTACCAAATGGGACAGGATTTTGCCAGCCAGCTAAAACGTATGGGAATTCAAATGAATTTTGCACCGGTTGCCGACATCAATACCAATCCGTTTAATCCCGTTATCGGATTTCGCTCGTTTGGCGAAGAAAAACACAATGTAGCCGAGAAGTCGTGGCTGGTGGCAAAAGGAATGCAGGACAACAATGTTATTCCGGTGGCAAAACATTTTCCCGGGCATGGCGATACCAAAACCGACTCACACAAAACACTGCCGCTTATTCCACATTCGAAAAGCCGTATCGACAGCGTTGAAAGTTACCCGTTCCGATATTTATCGGATAAGGGTATTGCTGGAATTATGTCAGGGCATTTAAATATTCCTTCCCTCGATGATTCCGGGAAAACCTCATCGCTTTCGAAAAAAGTGGTAACCGGTTATTTAAAAGATGAGATTGGCTATAAAGGTTTTGTGGTTACCGATGCCATTACCATGAAAGGCGTACAAACTACAGCCGGAAGAGCAGAACTGGAAGCCTTGATCGCCGGAAACGATATGATAGAATTTGTGGATGATGTGGGCAAAGCTGTGGCAACCATAAAAGCAGCAATTGCCAACGGCGAAATAACCGAAGATGAAATTAATGAAAAGTGCAGAACTGTTTTGGCACTAAAACGCTGGGTTGGATTAAACAACTACCAAGCGGTGGATTTAAAAAATATTACTGCAGATCTTAACGCTCCCGAATACCAGGTTACCAACAGAAAACTGATTAAAAAATCGATGGCTGTTGTGATAAATAACGACAGTACTCTTCCGGTGCAGGATTTGGATAAACGCACCATTGCAACAATTATGATCGGCGGCAACCAAAAATCGGCCTTTCAAAATATGCTGGCAAAATATACCGGTATGGATCATTATTGGCTTCCAAAAGATGCCACCGAAAAAACCTGGGCAATTCTCCGTCAGAAACTGAGCAACTACAACTTTGTAATTGCCGGAATTACAGGAATCAATAAATACTCATCAAATGATTATGGCATTTCTGCAATACAAAAACAAGCGGTTATTGATTTGGTAAATGAACAGCATGTTGTGTTTTCGCTTTTCGGAAACGCTTATGCATTAAAACACTTTGCCAACATTCATCATGCCGAGGCTTTGATTGTAGCTCACCAGGATAATGAACTGACTCAGGAATTGGCTGCGCAGCTTGTTTTTGGTGCATTTAAAGCCAACGGAAAGCTTCCGGTTACATCCGACAGGCGCTTTAAAGCCGGCGATGGATTGACTGTTGAACCAAATAAAACGTTTTCGTACACCATTCCTGAGGAGGCCGGAATGAGTTCTGCTATTCTGAACCGGAAAATCGATTCGCTCGCGAATCTTGGAATTTCGGAGGGCGCATACCCTGGCTGCCAGGTTTTGGTTGCCAGAGATGGGCAGGTGGTTTTTCACAAGTGTTATGGTTTTCAAACCTACGACAGCATTTACCCGGTAAACCAGAATAATATTTACGACTGGGCATCGGTTACCAAAGTTACCGGTCCGCTACCTGCAATTATGCGCTTAGTTGACGAGCGAAAAATGAACATTGATGATAAGTTTAGTAAATACTGGCCCGATTTTATTGGCAGCAACAAAGAAAACCTGAGCTTTCGTGAGATATTAGCTCACCAGGCTCGTTTGGCTTCGTGGATCGCGTTCTGGACCATGACCGTGCAGGAAGACGGAACACTCGACAAAAATGTGTTTCAGGATCATCCTTCGCCAAAATTCGATGTTCGCGTGTCGCAACATTTGTGCATGAATCATGATTTCAGAAAAACAATGTTCGACACCATCCGAACATCGGAACTGTTGCACAGAAAAAAATATCTGTATTCAGGATTGAGTTTTTACCTGTACCCCGACATTATTGAAAATCTTACCAGCACTCCTTACGAATCGTATGTAAAAAATACTTTCTACCGGCCTTTGGGAGCGTATACGATCACGTTTAATGCCTTCAAACACTTTCCGCTTAGCCAGATTATTCCCACCGAAACGGATGACTTTTTCAGAATGGAGAAACTGCGGGGTTATGTACACGACGAAGGAGCCGCAATGATGGGTGGCGTCTCCGGAAATGCCGGTTTATTTGGTTCAACAATCGACCTGGCCAAAATATTTCAAATGTATTTGCAAAAAGGATATTTTGGTGGCCGGCGTTATATCTCCGACTTAACCTTAAACGATTTTACACGCATTCAATATCCTGAAAATAAAAACCGAAGAGGCCTGGGTTTCGACAAACCTAAAATCGACAATTATAAAAATGATTTGGAAGATGCCTACCCTGCAGTGTCGAGTAGCAAAAGCAGTTTTGGGCACAGCGGATACACCGGAACTTTTGCGTGGGCCGACCCCGAAAACGAGCTACTATACATTTTTATGTCGAACCGCGTTTACCCAACCCGAAACAATTCAAAACTCTACGAATTAAACATCCGTACAGCAATGCATCAGGCCATTTACGACAGTATTATTTCTGAATAA
- a CDS encoding DNA-binding protein — MEKKITFNELRKIKDSLPDGSIKQIAQEFELKEETVRNYFGGANYTDGRAVGIHMEPGPNGGIVLLDDTAILERAQQLASTAV; from the coding sequence ATGGAAAAAAAGATAACATTTAACGAGCTGCGTAAAATTAAAGACAGCTTGCCTGACGGTTCGATTAAACAAATAGCGCAAGAATTTGAATTAAAAGAAGAAACTGTCAGGAATTATTTCGGAGGCGCTAACTACACAGATGGAAGAGCAGTGGGAATTCACATGGAGCCAGGACCAAACGGAGGAATTGTACTCTTGGATGATACGGCAATTTTGGAACGAGCGCAGCAATTAGCTAGTACAGCGGTTTAA
- a CDS encoding DUF1080 domain-containing protein — protein sequence MKKFTFFISLAILSILFSSCEAPWQPLFNGENLDGWETFIGTPLTGFENLHEQATTESVFKVVDVEGEKLIHISGEVNGSLATIDTFANYHLELVFKWGDQVYTTRNSGLLYHSFGDFGEAIGTWMTNIECQLMHEKLGDTYLMNNTCCETEVTQTDEGFQFSKGGELTQFGKDFNGPGIKKAVDAEKPLGEWNTVELYSVGRTTVHVVNGQVTMINTNTGINEDGEIKPLSSGKIQIQSEGGDLFVKSVRIKPIKEIPAEILQ from the coding sequence ATGAAGAAATTTACATTTTTTATTTCACTCGCTATCCTTAGCATCTTATTTAGTTCGTGCGAAGCCCCTTGGCAACCACTGTTTAATGGCGAAAACCTTGATGGCTGGGAAACGTTTATCGGCACTCCTCTAACCGGGTTCGAAAACCTTCACGAACAGGCAACAACCGAGAGCGTTTTTAAAGTTGTTGATGTAGAAGGAGAAAAGCTTATTCACATTTCCGGAGAAGTAAATGGCTCGCTGGCTACTATCGACACTTTTGCAAACTACCACCTGGAACTGGTATTTAAATGGGGCGACCAGGTTTACACAACCCGGAATAGCGGACTTTTGTACCACAGTTTTGGCGATTTTGGAGAAGCTATTGGCACATGGATGACCAACATAGAATGCCAGCTAATGCACGAAAAGTTGGGAGACACTTACCTGATGAACAATACTTGTTGCGAAACTGAAGTCACTCAAACTGACGAAGGGTTTCAATTTTCAAAAGGCGGAGAACTTACCCAGTTTGGAAAAGATTTTAATGGTCCGGGGATAAAAAAGGCCGTTGATGCTGAAAAACCGTTGGGCGAATGGAATACCGTTGAACTTTATAGCGTTGGCCGTACAACTGTTCATGTGGTTAACGGACAAGTGACCATGATAAATACCAACACCGGAATTAATGAGGATGGAGAAATAAAACCGCTGAGTTCAGGGAAAATCCAAATCCAGTCAGAAGGCGGTGATTTATTTGTAAAATCAGTTCGGATAAAACCAATTAAGGAAATTCCTGCCGAAATCCTTCAATAA
- a CDS encoding solute carrier family 23 protein, translating to MSGKSLHEQLTFKNTVLGVQFLFVAFGATVLVPLLVGIDPAVALFTAGIGTLLFHLITKGQVPVFLGSSFAFIAPIIEATKLYGWPGTLSGIIAVGIVYGVVSALVKLRGLTFVERLFPSVVVGPIILLIGLSLASTAVDMAKTDWLIAVVSLVTAVTVVIFGKKMIKLIPIFIAIIVGYILSIIMGKVDFTPIKEAAWIGLPEFTTPKFSWQAILYMIPVAIAPIIEHVGDMYAIGGVCNKNFIEKPGLHRTLLGDGIASALAGFFGGVPNTTYSEVTGAITLTKVTNPFILRIAAITAIVFAFVGKISGFLKTIPQAVLGGIMLLLFGMIASIGIKTLVDSKTNMDETRNQVIVSIVLTIGIGGAVISYGTFSLAGIGLAAAVGIILNLVLPATKKEGL from the coding sequence ATGAGTGGTAAATCTTTACATGAACAATTAACCTTCAAAAACACCGTGTTGGGTGTGCAGTTTTTATTTGTTGCTTTTGGTGCAACAGTTTTGGTACCCCTTCTTGTGGGCATCGATCCGGCCGTTGCACTTTTTACTGCCGGAATTGGCACGCTGCTTTTTCATTTAATCACCAAAGGACAGGTACCTGTTTTTCTGGGTAGCAGCTTTGCCTTTATTGCACCAATTATTGAAGCAACAAAACTTTATGGCTGGCCCGGTACACTTTCAGGAATTATTGCTGTTGGTATAGTTTACGGAGTAGTTTCAGCACTGGTTAAACTACGCGGATTAACCTTTGTCGAGCGACTTTTCCCATCCGTTGTCGTTGGCCCTATCATCCTGTTAATTGGATTATCGCTGGCATCTACAGCTGTTGACATGGCAAAAACCGACTGGCTGATTGCTGTAGTTTCGCTAGTTACAGCCGTTACCGTAGTTATTTTCGGCAAAAAAATGATCAAACTGATTCCAATTTTCATTGCCATAATTGTTGGTTATATTCTTTCCATTATAATGGGAAAAGTAGATTTTACCCCAATTAAAGAAGCTGCGTGGATAGGTTTACCAGAGTTTACCACTCCTAAATTTAGCTGGCAAGCTATTTTGTATATGATACCGGTAGCCATTGCCCCAATTATTGAGCACGTGGGCGACATGTATGCCATTGGAGGTGTATGCAACAAAAACTTTATTGAAAAACCAGGTTTGCACCGTACGCTGCTTGGCGATGGTATTGCCAGCGCACTGGCCGGATTTTTCGGAGGTGTACCTAACACCACTTACTCGGAAGTAACCGGAGCCATAACACTTACCAAGGTTACAAATCCATTCATTTTACGCATAGCGGCTATTACAGCAATTGTTTTTGCCTTTGTTGGAAAAATAAGTGGTTTCCTGAAAACCATTCCGCAGGCAGTGTTGGGCGGAATCATGCTTCTCCTTTTTGGAATGATTGCATCTATCGGGATTAAAACGTTGGTTGATTCAAAAACCAACATGGATGAAACCCGTAACCAGGTTATTGTTTCAATTGTTCTTACCATTGGAATTGGTGGTGCCGTTATTTCATACGGAACCTTCTCGCTGGCCGGAATTGGCTTGGCCGCTGCAGTGGGTATTATTCTGAATTTGGTGTTACCGGCAACTAAAAAAGAAGGTTTATAA
- a CDS encoding TIGR03915 family putative DNA repair protein: MKIYTYDNTFEGFLTCVFDCYSRKDFPVDICSRYGEQRYLFVESIDVATNPKKAERVWKGIQKHLSGKNKQLLFYAYLSEELGIEMKIYRFLRRMFSGHLNLETDYGDTDVLHLTQASQKVKKEAMRMMQFVRFQRTKDRMYFCGIEPRYDVIPLIINHYQKRFTDQRWLIYDLRRNYGILYGNDKVEEVVLTKKQFSAYNGQVKEELLHEGEDFYQKLWRSYFKHITIEERKNLKLQRQHMPRRFWRYLPEKQEAN, from the coding sequence ATGAAAATATACACCTACGATAATACTTTTGAGGGTTTTTTAACCTGCGTTTTCGATTGTTACAGCCGAAAAGATTTCCCGGTTGATATTTGTTCGCGTTATGGCGAGCAGCGCTACCTCTTTGTTGAAAGTATTGATGTTGCAACCAACCCGAAAAAGGCAGAGCGGGTTTGGAAAGGCATTCAGAAACACCTGTCGGGAAAAAACAAACAGTTGTTGTTTTATGCCTATCTGTCGGAAGAGCTGGGCATAGAAATGAAGATTTACCGTTTTTTACGTCGCATGTTTAGCGGGCATTTGAACCTGGAAACCGATTATGGCGATACCGACGTGCTGCATCTCACACAGGCCTCGCAAAAGGTAAAAAAGGAAGCCATGCGCATGATGCAGTTTGTTCGGTTTCAGCGCACCAAAGACCGGATGTATTTTTGCGGTATCGAGCCCAGATACGATGTAATTCCGCTCATCATTAATCATTACCAAAAACGTTTTACCGACCAGCGCTGGCTGATCTATGATTTGCGGCGCAACTATGGTATTTTGTATGGGAACGATAAAGTGGAAGAAGTGGTGCTCACAAAAAAGCAGTTTAGTGCTTACAACGGTCAGGTGAAAGAGGAGTTGTTGCATGAGGGCGAAGATTTTTATCAAAAACTATGGCGCTCGTACTTTAAACACATTACTATTGAAGAGCGCAAAAACTTAAAATTGCAACGTCAGCACATGCCCCGGCGCTTTTGGCGTTATCTGCCCGAAAAACAGGAGGCGAATTAA
- a CDS encoding putative DNA modification/repair radical SAM protein, protein MNETVHEKLKILSDAAKYDVSCASSGSNRANTSKGIGSGVACGICHSFTEDGRCVSLFKILMTNNCIYDCAYCINRRTNDRPRATFTAQEIVDLTIGFYRRNYIEGLFLSSGVIKSPDYTMERMVLVAKKLRNEENYNGYIHLKAIPGASRELIHEAGIWADRLSVNMEIPTEPNLKKLAPEKNYPDIVTPMGQIRDSILVAKEERKKYRKAPRFAPAGQSTQLIVGATPETDRQIILLSSGLYKKQNLKRVYFSGYLPVNSYDERLPAINRPPLVRENRLYQSDWLMRFYHFKAEEILNEDQPFLDLDVDPKLGFALRNMHLFPVDINRADYEIILRIPGVGVQSAQKIILARKHRRLNSLHLKKLGIVMKRAKYFITCNELPSPGMGWEPNRLKHKLLCEMNSKYKKSLDTQLKLFTDFKPVLPTLH, encoded by the coding sequence ATGAATGAAACAGTACATGAAAAACTGAAAATATTATCCGACGCTGCAAAATATGATGTGTCGTGTGCGTCGAGCGGAAGCAACCGTGCCAATACCAGCAAAGGAATTGGCAGCGGTGTGGCATGCGGCATTTGCCATAGTTTTACCGAAGACGGGCGCTGTGTGAGCCTGTTTAAAATACTGATGACCAACAATTGTATTTACGATTGTGCTTACTGTATTAACCGACGTACAAACGACCGTCCGCGGGCAACTTTTACCGCACAGGAAATTGTGGATCTTACCATTGGTTTCTATCGCCGAAACTACATTGAAGGATTGTTTTTGAGCTCGGGTGTGATAAAAAGTCCGGATTACACCATGGAGCGAATGGTGTTGGTGGCTAAAAAGTTGCGCAATGAAGAGAACTACAACGGCTACATCCATTTGAAAGCGATTCCCGGAGCTAGCCGCGAGTTGATTCATGAGGCCGGAATCTGGGCCGACCGACTAAGCGTCAACATGGAAATCCCGACAGAACCCAACCTGAAAAAGCTGGCGCCGGAAAAGAACTATCCCGATATTGTTACGCCAATGGGGCAAATCCGCGATTCGATACTTGTGGCAAAGGAAGAACGTAAAAAGTACCGCAAAGCACCTCGTTTTGCTCCGGCCGGACAAAGTACACAATTGATTGTTGGAGCTACTCCCGAAACCGACCGGCAGATTATTTTGCTGTCGTCGGGATTGTACAAAAAACAAAACCTGAAACGCGTATATTTTTCAGGTTACCTGCCGGTGAACAGTTATGATGAGCGTTTGCCGGCGATTAACCGGCCGCCGTTGGTGCGCGAAAATCGCCTGTATCAGAGCGATTGGCTGATGCGTTTTTATCATTTTAAGGCTGAGGAGATTCTAAATGAAGATCAGCCTTTCCTTGATCTTGATGTCGACCCGAAACTGGGATTTGCACTGCGAAATATGCACCTTTTTCCTGTGGATATTAACCGCGCAGATTACGAAATAATTCTTCGGATTCCCGGAGTTGGGGTACAGTCGGCACAAAAAATTATTCTGGCGCGTAAGCACCGCCGGCTAAATTCATTACACCTTAAAAAACTGGGAATAGTGATGAAACGTGCCAAATACTTTATCACCTGCAACGAACTACCGTCGCCGGGAATGGGGTGGGAACCCAATCGGCTAAAACACAAATTGTTGTGCGAAATGAACTCGAAATACAAAAAATCGCTCGATACTCAGTTGAAACTGTTTACCGATTTTAAGCCGGTGCTGCCTACGTTACACTAG
- a CDS encoding XRE family transcriptional regulator: MNYFGKNIKLLRKRKKRTQNEVAAALELKRTSVNALENEISQPTVSHLQTFSKYFGIAIDTLINVDLQQLSESQFADLQNGFDVFIRGSKLRVIATTVDSNNNDNIEFVNEKAKAGYVNCFADPEYIGKLPVFQLPFLSKDKKYRAFTIEGDSMLPIPAGSIVIGEFIQDFFNIKSNDAYIIVTRDEGIVFKVAHNNIKTERSLHLVSLNKTFEPYDIPIGDVTEVWKFVCYLNTSIPEPESDISVLMKQMDNMQQAIKKLGSKIG; this comes from the coding sequence ATGAACTACTTTGGTAAGAATATCAAGCTGTTACGAAAAAGAAAAAAACGTACACAAAACGAGGTGGCTGCAGCGCTGGAGTTAAAACGAACTTCTGTAAATGCACTCGAAAATGAGATCAGCCAACCCACGGTTTCACACCTTCAGACTTTTTCGAAATATTTTGGGATCGCTATCGACACGCTGATTAATGTGGATTTGCAACAATTATCCGAAAGCCAGTTTGCCGATCTGCAAAACGGTTTTGATGTATTTATACGCGGCTCCAAATTGCGGGTAATTGCCACAACGGTTGATTCGAATAACAACGACAATATTGAGTTTGTAAACGAAAAAGCCAAAGCCGGTTATGTAAATTGTTTTGCCGATCCGGAATACATCGGGAAGCTTCCGGTTTTTCAGCTACCGTTTCTATCCAAAGACAAAAAATACAGAGCTTTTACCATCGAAGGCGACTCCATGTTGCCCATCCCCGCCGGATCGATCGTAATTGGCGAATTCATTCAGGATTTTTTCAACATTAAAAGCAACGATGCCTATATTATTGTTACGCGCGACGAAGGCATTGTTTTTAAAGTGGCGCATAATAATATTAAAACGGAACGGTCGCTGCACCTGGTTTCGCTGAATAAAACATTTGAACCGTACGATATACCAATTGGCGATGTTACCGAAGTATGGAAATTTGTGTGCTATCTGAACACCAGCATCCCCGAACCCGAGTCGGACATTAGTGTGCTGATGAAACAAATGGACAACATGCAACAAGCCATCAAAAAGCTCGGATCAAAAATTGGATAA